In one Carassius carassius chromosome 48, fCarCar2.1, whole genome shotgun sequence genomic region, the following are encoded:
- the LOC132131466 gene encoding nicotinamide riboside kinase 2-like isoform X2 translates to MEAMVNTVKGWMENPIKFARSHGIQVTPATEMDDPESQVHILIVEGFLLYNYKPLLEFFDKSYYITIPYEECKSRRRTRQYTVPDPPGLFDGHVWPMYLRHRSDMENCGLPIEYLDGLKTKNEIYNQVHEDIHNTLLNRL, encoded by the exons ATGGAGGCCATGGTGAACACCGTCAAGGGCTGGATGGAAAACCCAATCAAATTCGCCCGTTCTCACGGCATCCAGGTGACCCCAGCCACGGAAATGGACGACCCTGAGAGCCAAGTGCACATACTCATCGTAGAAGGATTTCTGCTCTACAACTACAA GCCTTTGCTGGAATTCTTTGACAAATCATATTACATAACCATCCCATATGAGGAGTGCAAGTCAAGGAGAAG aaccAGGCAATACACCGTCCCCGACCCTCCTGGGCTCTTTGACGGTCACGTGTGGCCCATGTACCTGAGACACAGAAGTGACATGGAGAACTGTGGTTTGCCGATCG AATACTTGGACGGCTTGAAAACGAAAAACGAAATCTACAATCAGGTTCACGAAGACATCCACAACACACTCCTGAATCGtttatag
- the LOC132131470 gene encoding uncharacterized protein LOC132131470, producing MTKPVHLKKGHVLSGVPFLGRRMFSKTKRVWEQCIQPTTSDQLQNGIQRPQADILANFRTGDHVTNTCGPKKQNSPLNGYTAKNHLANQWGNARLDVTGQICQTELTSMRWNRPPGKDLQHNRVSVNYSLRECSFVVHRHQIEPHPFLRKCALDAPAQFRGHGNCGVPVCATEQQSGSVRGALFTEKHASDWMDSSGAHNSTFNKNAELCTSNGQGTLSRCLGRVMQEFNGPSLVHEAMLTTKDVNKTNSNHLKCKAKVTQGDLSGPGRGSYAFSSKHSQRAIRDQIQRVVVNLEEVLRGLKEIHLEMKEVVQKIDLLTADIDMGNEEPRNTFKGRIDTRAGLSQGVCSDKSSLKTPTPSVAPPAYPIKDQELHDASQKRGSTQELVISQRDVSGTASRLRSQKPPPYPYPSTTKRVNPKVKDKGQKTPPYPFRRKLLSTIV from the exons ATGACAAAGCCGGTACACTTAAAAAAGGGACACGTCCTCTCGGGAGTCCCCTTCTTGGGTCGCAGAATGTTCTCCAAGACAAAAAGGGTCTGGGAGCAATGCATTCAACCCACGACTTCAGACCAACTGCAAAATGGAATTCAAAGGCCTCAAGCGGACATCCTTGCAAATTTTAGGACTGGGGACCATGTAACGAACACCTGTGGACCAAAGAAACAGAATTCCCCCCTCAATGGATATACTGCCAAGAATCATTTAGCTAATCAGTGGGGTAATGCACGGCTAGACGTGACTGGCCAGATTTGTCAGACAGAGTTAACCAGCATGCGTTGGAATCGGCCTCCAGGGAAGGACCTGCAGCATAACAGAGTCTCTGTGAACTACAGCTTGAGAGAATGCAGCTTTGTGGTCCACCGTCATCAGATCGAGCCACACCCCTTCTTGAGGAAGTGTGCTCTGGACGCGCCAGCACAGTTCAGAGGTCATGGAAACTGTGGAGTGCCTGTTTGTGCAACGGAGCAACAATCGGGCTCTGTGCGAGGGGCCCTGTTTACAGAAAAACATGCATCGGACTGGATGGACTCAAGTGGTGCTCACAATTCGACCTTTAATAAAAATGCAGAACTTTGCACTTCTAATGGACAGGGGACTTTAAGTAGGTGCCTAGGACGTGTCATGCAAGAATTTAACGGACCTAGTCTGGTGCATGAAGCTATGCTGACTACCAAAGATGTCAACAAGACCAATTCGAACCACCTAAAGTGTAAAGCAAAGGTCACCCAAGGGGATCTCAGTGGACCAGGAAGAGGGTCTTACGCTTTCAGCTCTAAGCACTCGCAAAGAGCAATTCGGGACCAGATCCAAAGAGTTGTTGTGAATCTCGAGGAGGTTCTACGTGGGTTGAAAGAGATACATCTGGAAATGAAGGAG GTTGTCCAGAAGATAGACCTGCTGACGGCCGACATAGATATGGGCAATGAAGAACCAAGGAACACTTTCAAAGGAAGGATAGACACTAGAGCGGGATTATCTCAAGGAGTCTGCTCTGACAAGTCATCCCTCAAAACACCAACTCCATCTGTGGCACCACCAGCATATCCCATAAAAGATCAAGAGCTGCATGATGCAAGTCAAAAACGGGGATCAACTCAGGAATTGGTAATTTCTCAAAGAGATGTATCAGGGACTGCTTCAAGGCTCAGGAGCCAGAAGCCTCCTCCTTATCCCTACCCCAGCACAACAAAAAGAGTGAATCCTAAAGTAAAAGACAAAGGTCAGAAGACGCCACCCTACCCCTTCAGACGGAAACTGCTCTCGACCATTGTTTAA
- the LOC132131652 gene encoding caytaxin-like isoform X2 — protein MDSSCTLNEGRTSPPNSLLIGGAGVGGAHRKRRTLVAPNMNLSLDQSEGSLLSDDFLDTPDDLDINVDDIETPDDTDSLEFITNGNDLEWEDDTPIASAKAPPADSDDDGEGVDGTGVNGRLWRTVIIGEQEHRIDMQVIRPYLRVISHGGYYGEGLNAIIVFTACYLPDSSCPDYHYLMENLFLYVVSSLEMLVAEDYLIIFMNGGTPRNKMPGISWLKKCYQMIDRRLRKNLKSLIITHPSWFIRTVIAISKPFISVKFMNKIRYVHSLEELEKIVPMDHIQIPECVLQFEEERTNARKERIEQEQKEQQQQKPINPERTTAIVEPGL, from the exons ATGGACTCTTCCTGCACCCTGAACGAGGGGAGAACTT CTCCCCCAAACTCTCTCCTCATTGGTGGAGCCGGAGTGGGCGGAGCTCACCGGAAACGGCGCACGCTGGTGGCCCCGAATATGAACTTGTCTTTGGACCAAAGCGAAGGGTCTTTGCTCTCCGATGACTTCCTGGATACGCCTGATGATCTGGATATTAACGTGGATGATATTGAGACGCCCGATGACACGGACTCACTGGAGTTCATAACCAATGGCAATGACCTGGAGTGGGAGG ATGATACACCCATCGCCTCGGCCAAAGCCCCTCCAGCTGACAGCGATGATGATGGAGAAGGCGTGGACGGGACGGGTGTCAATGGGCGTCTGTGGAGGACCGTGATCATTGGTGAACAGGAGCATCGGATCGATATGCAAGTCATACGGCCCTATCTACGTGTCATATCACATGGAG GGTACTATGGCGAAGGTTTGAACGCCATCATTGTGTTCACGGCTTGCTACCTTCCTGACAGCAGCTGCCCAGATTATCATTACCTGATGGAGAACCTCTTTCT GTACGTGGTGAGCAGTCTGGAGATGCTGGTGGCTGAGGATTACCTGATCATCTTCATGAACGGAGGAACGCCGAGGAATAAGATGCCTGGCATTAGCTGGCTCAAGAAGTGCTATCAGATGATCGACAGAAG ACTGAGGAAAAACCTGAAATCTCTGATCATCACTCACCCGTCCTGGTTCATCCGCACAGTCATCGCAATTTCCAAACCGTTCATCAG CGTGAAGTTCATGAATAAGATCCGTTATGTGCACAGTCTGGAAGAGCTGGAAAAGATTGTCCCTATGGATCATATCCAGATCCCAGAGTGTGTCTTACA ATTTGAAGAGGAAAGAACGAACGCTAGAAAAGAGAG AATAGAGCAGGAACAGAAAGAGCAGCAACAACAGAAGCCAATCAATCCTGAGAG GACAACAGCGATTGTAGAACCCGGACTCTAA
- the LOC132131651 gene encoding protein-lysine 6-oxidase-like, whose translation MTKHLFIVFFSIHLCILVCLSITQHHGPWRHRVKWETNGQVYSLLSTGSQYRTPFSAKRNARFLLTRQMPIFSSRIFMGQLANTKIHRVGHVVHSNYVPEDSLGMDARPYMMSGYASHVRISNQMPLHAPALSSDEALRPQPIQYGTAPTGTTTLEASRSSRRHNLVTSTPVPKRASATGKPPTISSEKNPLPQLPTQGKTANKSKLSTRTSPAAPPATVNNRTTVNPPLQGEGRRRGDGMTGDEPVNHQINSFHHNLLQHGSVSRSPQRETGHGTSYFHNGLPDLIPDPYYIQAASYIQRVQMYTLRCAAEENCLSSSAYSSRVRDLDYRVLLRFPQRVKNQGTADFLPVKPHHQWEWHSCHQHYHSMDAFSNYDLLDASTGRKVAEGHKASFCLEDTSCDPGVRRRYACTAQTQGLGPGCYDTYHANIDCQWIDITDVSPGDYILKVTVNPGFQVQESDFSNNVVRCDIRYTGSYVQAYNCRITG comes from the exons atgacaaaacatttatttattgtgttcttCTCAATACACCTGTGCATCCTGGTGTGTTTGAGCATTACACAGCACCACGGACCCTGGAGACATAGGGTTAAGTGGGAAACTAATGGACAGGTTTACAGTTTACTGAGCACCGGTTCTCAGTATCGCACACCTTTTTCTGCAAAACGGAACGCAAGGTTTTTATTGACAAGACAAATGCCAATATTCTCAAGCAGGATTTTCATGGGACAACTTGCAAATACTAAAATACACAGAGTTGGGCATGTGGTGCATTCAAACTATGTGCCAGAGGACAGTCTTGGTATGGATGCAAGACCCTACATGATGTCTGGTTACGCATCTCACGTGAGGATTAGTAACCAGATGCCTTTGCATGCACCAGCACTTTCTTCTGACGAAGCACTGCGTCCCCAGCCCATCCAATATGGGACAGCACCAACTGGCACAACTACACTGGAAGCTTCAAGGAGTTCAAGACGCCATAATTTAGTTACCAGCACACCAGTGCCAAAACGAGCATCAGCTACTGGAAAACCACCCACCATCAGTTCTGAGAAGAATCCACTTCCTCAACTTCCCACCCAGGGTAAAACTGCTAACAAATCTAAACTTTCGACAAGAACCAGTCCAGCTGCACCTCCAGCAACTGTTAACAACAGAACTACAGTAAATCCTCCTCTCCAGGGTGAGGGAAGAAGACGAGGTGACGGTATGACTGGCGATGAACCAGTGAATCATCAAATAAACTCTTTTCACCATAACCTGCTCCAGCATGGAAGTGTCAGTCGATCTCCTCAGAGAGAAACGGGTCATGGTACAAGCTATTTTCATAACG GTCTGCCTGATCTCATTCCCGATCCATACTATATCCAAGCAGCATCATATATCCAGAGAGTTCAGATGTACACATTAAGATGTGCTGCAGAAGAGAACTGCCTCTCCAG TTCTGCGTACAGCTCAAGAGTGAGGGACCTTGATTACAGAGTGCTTCTCAGATTTCCTCAAAGGGTCAAAAATCAAGGCACAGCAGACTTTCTCCCGGTGAAACCACATCATCAGTGGGAATGGCACAGCTGCCATCA ACATTATCACAGCATGGATGCCTTCAGCAATTACGACCTCCTGGACGCCTCCACGGGCAGAAAGGTGGCCGAGGGACATAAAGCCAGTTTCTGTCTGGAGGACACCAGCTGTGATCCAGGTGTGAGGAGAAGATACGCCTGCACAGCTCAAACACAG GGATTGGGCCCCGGCTGCTATGACACCTACCATGCCAACATTGACTGTCAGTGGATTGATATTACAGATGTTTCTCCTGGAGATTATATTCTAAAG GTAACCGTGAACCCAGGTTTCCAGGTGCAGGAGTCTGATTTCTCCAATAATGTTGTTAGATGTGACATCAGATACACTGGGTCGTATGTCCAAGCATATAACTGCAGAATCACAGGGTga
- the LOC132131466 gene encoding nicotinamide riboside kinase 2-like isoform X1, with product MKHIIGIGGVTNGGKTTLTNRLIKALPNCCVVHQDDFFKPPDLIAVGEDGFKQWDVITALDMEAMVNTVKGWMENPIKFARSHGIQVTPATEMDDPESQVHILIVEGFLLYNYKPLLEFFDKSYYITIPYEECKSRRRTRQYTVPDPPGLFDGHVWPMYLRHRSDMENCGLPIEYLDGLKTKNEIYNQVHEDIHNTLLNRL from the exons ATGAAGCACATCATTGGAATAGGGGG tgtgaCTAATGGTGGTAAAACCACCCTGACAAACAGATTAATAAAAGCCTTACCAAACTGCTGTGTGGTTCACCAGGATGACTTTTTCAAG CCGCCGGATCTGATAGCAGTCGGAGAGGATGGCTTTAAACAGTGGGATG TGATCACAGCTTTGGATATGGAGGCCATGGTGAACACCGTCAAGGGCTGGATGGAAAACCCAATCAAATTCGCCCGTTCTCACGGCATCCAGGTGACCCCAGCCACGGAAATGGACGACCCTGAGAGCCAAGTGCACATACTCATCGTAGAAGGATTTCTGCTCTACAACTACAA GCCTTTGCTGGAATTCTTTGACAAATCATATTACATAACCATCCCATATGAGGAGTGCAAGTCAAGGAGAAG aaccAGGCAATACACCGTCCCCGACCCTCCTGGGCTCTTTGACGGTCACGTGTGGCCCATGTACCTGAGACACAGAAGTGACATGGAGAACTGTGGTTTGCCGATCG AATACTTGGACGGCTTGAAAACGAAAAACGAAATCTACAATCAGGTTCACGAAGACATCCACAACACACTCCTGAATCGtttatag
- the LOC132131652 gene encoding caytaxin-like isoform X1 produces MVSSIDFGPLMEIIEARDEWLDDDFPMPLPAEGDMDSSCTLNEGRTSPPNSLLIGGAGVGGAHRKRRTLVAPNMNLSLDQSEGSLLSDDFLDTPDDLDINVDDIETPDDTDSLEFITNGNDLEWEDDTPIASAKAPPADSDDDGEGVDGTGVNGRLWRTVIIGEQEHRIDMQVIRPYLRVISHGGYYGEGLNAIIVFTACYLPDSSCPDYHYLMENLFLYVVSSLEMLVAEDYLIIFMNGGTPRNKMPGISWLKKCYQMIDRRLRKNLKSLIITHPSWFIRTVIAISKPFISVKFMNKIRYVHSLEELEKIVPMDHIQIPECVLQFEEERTNARKERIEQEQKEQQQQKPINPERTTAIVEPGL; encoded by the exons ATGGTGAGCAGCATTGACTTCGGCCCACTGATGGAGATCATAGAGGCGAGAGACGAATGGCTGGACGATGATTTTCCAAT GCCACTTCCTGCGGAGGGTGACATGGACTCTTCCTGCACCCTGAACGAGGGGAGAACTT CTCCCCCAAACTCTCTCCTCATTGGTGGAGCCGGAGTGGGCGGAGCTCACCGGAAACGGCGCACGCTGGTGGCCCCGAATATGAACTTGTCTTTGGACCAAAGCGAAGGGTCTTTGCTCTCCGATGACTTCCTGGATACGCCTGATGATCTGGATATTAACGTGGATGATATTGAGACGCCCGATGACACGGACTCACTGGAGTTCATAACCAATGGCAATGACCTGGAGTGGGAGG ATGATACACCCATCGCCTCGGCCAAAGCCCCTCCAGCTGACAGCGATGATGATGGAGAAGGCGTGGACGGGACGGGTGTCAATGGGCGTCTGTGGAGGACCGTGATCATTGGTGAACAGGAGCATCGGATCGATATGCAAGTCATACGGCCCTATCTACGTGTCATATCACATGGAG GGTACTATGGCGAAGGTTTGAACGCCATCATTGTGTTCACGGCTTGCTACCTTCCTGACAGCAGCTGCCCAGATTATCATTACCTGATGGAGAACCTCTTTCT GTACGTGGTGAGCAGTCTGGAGATGCTGGTGGCTGAGGATTACCTGATCATCTTCATGAACGGAGGAACGCCGAGGAATAAGATGCCTGGCATTAGCTGGCTCAAGAAGTGCTATCAGATGATCGACAGAAG ACTGAGGAAAAACCTGAAATCTCTGATCATCACTCACCCGTCCTGGTTCATCCGCACAGTCATCGCAATTTCCAAACCGTTCATCAG CGTGAAGTTCATGAATAAGATCCGTTATGTGCACAGTCTGGAAGAGCTGGAAAAGATTGTCCCTATGGATCATATCCAGATCCCAGAGTGTGTCTTACA ATTTGAAGAGGAAAGAACGAACGCTAGAAAAGAGAG AATAGAGCAGGAACAGAAAGAGCAGCAACAACAGAAGCCAATCAATCCTGAGAG GACAACAGCGATTGTAGAACCCGGACTCTAA
- the LOC132131144 gene encoding myeloid-derived growth factor-like, translating to MKTQLSLPMKNTGTVSTGVFSFTTSTQISHLESIMACKDLLNSCVKLLLLSVVLCASRASADKTKTLDFDVKPGGVVQTFSAKLKKYKCTFTYACQGGTNEQWQMSVGLSDDDQMFSCSVWRPQGKSYLFFTQFKAELKGAKIEYATAYSQTAVGEQRDVALKEEEYNVSESSVTHREGKFHSELSKLTVIGRTRHDEL from the exons ATGAAAACACAGCTGTCCCTTCCTATGAAGAACACAGGAACAGTCAGTACTGGGGTCTTTTCATTCACAACATCAACACAGATCTCTCATCTAGAAAGCATCATGGCATGTAAGGATCTCTTAAACTCGTGTGTAAAGCTTCTGCTGCTGTCGGTGGTGTTGTGCGCGTCACGCGCCTCTGCTGACAAGACTAAAACTCTCGACTTCGATGTCAAACCTGGAGGAGTTGTGCAGACTTTCTCTGCTAAACTT AAAAAGTATAAATGTACCTTCACGTATGCTTGTCAAGGAGGAACCAACGAG CAATGGCAAATGAGCGTTGGATTGAGTGACGATGACCAGATGTTTTCCTGTTCAGTATGGAG GCCCCAAGGGAAGTCATACTTGTTTTTTACCCAGTTCAAAGCTGAGCTAAAAGGAGCCAAGATTGAGTATGCCACTGCATAT TCCCAGACGGCGGTGGGTGAACAGAGGGATGTTGCTTTGAAGGAAGAAGAGTACAATGTGTCCGAGTCTTCAG TGACCCACAGAGAAGGGAAATTCCATTCTGAGCTTTCCAAGCTCACTGTCATTGGTCGGACACGGCATGATGAACTCTGA